ATTACATAAGCAGAACAACTGAAGGTGTGATCTTAAGCATAAATCATATCCTAATTTAATAGCAACTAGGAAAACCAAATACTTTAAGCAAAGAAAAATGTTCAAATAAGATAAAGATTTGTGTATTTTTACACGagtcaaatttaaattgcaTAGCGattcaaatttaccacatggCACTATAAGATCATGCCACGTGCGCCTAATTGTCCTTCCAACTACCAAAACGCGCAAAAATAATCGAGATAAGGTACGTCGtttgttatttatatcaatCTTAAAGGCCCTTCTGACCTCATGCTCGCTGATTGAGGCCGACCCTAGTGCACAACTTCGATCAGAAGCCACCAAGTACAATCGAGAAACTATCAACAAATGCACTTGGATTCTTTGACAAATTCACATAAGATGTTTGCTTCTTTAATGTTTGACCGGACATGAGATACGCATAGAAAACAAACCTGAAACTCCGACATCATAGCCGAAGATTATTCCTCCTGTAGCAGCTACCATACAAGACAGCAGAGCAAACACTGTAATTCTCCCATTATATTGCCTGCTGTCACTTTTAATCTCCAAAGCCACAGCCATGGCTGCCAGAAATGTTGCTGAGTTACTATATAGAGCTGCATACTTATAAAAACACTTGCACTGAAAGACTGTGGAAGTAAGCATTAGAAATGGTCATTTTCTTGACTTTCTGAGCAAAGGAgatgaaaaattcattttgataaGCATTATGGTGGAAGACTTTTCGACGGATGGTTTGgtaagataatttttaaattactcaGAAAACAACAAGATATTATAATGTACGGCCAAATTAGTCATGGCAATCAAATGATCAATCATGTACTAAAACTTAAAGTCGTGGGTTCAAGTTCCATAAACGAGGGTATATGGTTTACTTTCCATAGTAGTGTcttgtttatttaaaatacaagattaaatattttaaaatattatcatttatattgATACATTTGTATTCACTTTAACTCATAGCTTTTGTATTTTAGTGGAAGATGGATGACATTTTTGGTCATCAAACAAATTAATCCCATGTAACAAAATATGTGAGATTGTGTACCCATCTTTGGATGTGGAACGATAATCATTCACATTATGGTTCCATACatcatattcttattttattacgGGCTTCTCCCTtgatatatttagttttacaTGTTTATAACATGGGACATAACTGTAATTCATCgctttctttttaataaatttagatttacttagaatttattattattatatagttccttattatttaaagattacactattttgatgttttttagATCAGTTGCAAACTTAATTTCTAAGCACTATTATTTTGTGAACATGCCGACACATATTTGCATGCTTAAAACGTCCACTGAAGTACTGAAAGTTGAAGTTCCACGTTCtatatagttttctttttaacacTTAATTTACTTTCTAGTTTCTTGATCAATTAATTCGAAtagtctttcatttttttgactagtttaactaataaaaagttgaaaaactcATATAATTATGCTAGTCCTTGTGAGATCGACATTTTAAATTCTACATAATAAGTCATGCATTAGTAGTTAGGCCTTATCTTTTCTATCACAAGAAccaaatatgattatatatgataatggatcatattttgtgtaattttacGGAACCAAACGAGCCTTAGTATAaagttgatttttatttaatcttttttgaACTCGAGATAATGAAATGAAACTTTATAAGAAAATCTAGtgttaaattcttttattttttattatattgctatagcttttttgaaattcgtcataatcataaatagttttttattatttaaaaaattatttaactccTTGAATTAATGATGATCGAATTTTGATAgatgatactttaattttaattttataaatttttaaataataaaaatgtataaaattattgtaaatttaaaaaaaattatttgtaatttatttatttatttatttttagaagatCCTAATTTCAAGACACGGTACACATGAACCGCCGTTTCGGGCCCTTCTATAAGAGACCCGAAGCTAACCCTAAATCCGCGTACATACGGCTCCTCTTCTCTCTGATCtcatcaatttttcattttcccaatcgtctctctctctctctctctctagaatgGACACTCTTCAATCCAACTACATGGATTCCCCATCTCAACCCCAATCTGAATCCCAACCTCAACCTCAATATTCATACGACCAGTACCCCAGTTACCAGAATTACTCCTACTCCTATCCCCAAACCCAGTCCGAAGCCCAATCTGAAACCCTTGACAAAACCCTAGATTCGTCCGGTCAGATTCCTGAGAACGGAGCGTCCGCCGCCGGCGAATCTGTGCCCCCCCTGAAACCTGATTTCCCTAGGCCTTTGTTGTCGGAGAACGGTTTAACAAACACCCACAGCGGCACCGACAAGGATTTTTCTGGCGGTGAGGAGGAAACCACCAGCCGGCGGAGGCGGCGTTCCAGGTGGGACCCACCGCCGAGCGAGTCCACCAACAATGGTGCTGCTGGTACCGGTGGAACTGGTGATGGAAATTCCGGGACTGGAGGAAGGAAGCGGAAGTCGAGGTGGGCGGATGATGAGCCTAAGCCCGTGATCCAGTTACCTGATTTCATGAAGGATTTCACTGGAGGTATTGAATTCGATCCTGAAATTCAAGCTTTGAACAGTAGGTTACTTGAGATTAGTCGCAAGTTGCAATCGGGTATGCTTTTAGATGATCGGCCAGAGGGCGCTAGGTCACCCTCCCCAGAACCCATATATGATAACATGGGGGTAAGGATCAATACTAGGGAGTATCGCGCGAGGGAGAAATTGAATAGGGAGAGACAAGAGATTATATCACagattattaagaaaaatccaGCGTTCAAGCCACCTGCTGATTATAGGCCACCGAAGCTTCAAAAGAAGCTATATATTCCGATGAAGGAGTACCCaggttataattttattgggttGATCATTGGTCCAAGAGGAAACACTCAGAAAAGGATGGAAAGAGAGACTGGAGCAAAGATTGTTATCCGGGGGAAAGGGTCAGTGAAGGAGGGTAGGCTGCAGCAGAAGAGGGATTTGAAGCCTGACCCTTCAGAGAATGAGGATCTGCATGTGCTGGTTGAGGCAGAGACTCAGGAGGCACTAGATGCTGCTGCGGGTATGGTTGAGAAGCTCTTGCAGCCTGTCGATGAGGTTCTTAATGAGCACAAGAGGCAACAGCTTAGGGAGCTTGCGGCATTGAATGGTACTATTAGGGATGAAGAGTATTGTAGGTTGTGCGGTGAGCCTGGGCATCGGCAGTATGCATGTCCTTCACGGACATCTACCTTTAAGAGTGATGTTTTATGTAAGATTTGTGGTGATGGTGGGCATCCTACTATTGATTGTCCAGTGAAGAATACTACTGGCAAGAAAAT
This Sesamum indicum cultivar Zhongzhi No. 13 unplaced genomic scaffold, S_indicum_v1.0 scaffold00128, whole genome shotgun sequence DNA region includes the following protein-coding sequences:
- the LOC105179210 gene encoding branchpoint-bridging protein; its protein translation is MDTLQSNYMDSPSQPQSESQPQPQYSYDQYPSYQNYSYSYPQTQSEAQSETLDKTLDSSGQIPENGASAAGESVPPLKPDFPRPLLSENGLTNTHSGTDKDFSGGEEETTSRRRRRSRWDPPPSESTNNGAAGTGGTGDGNSGTGGRKRKSRWADDEPKPVIQLPDFMKDFTGGIEFDPEIQALNSRLLEISRKLQSGMLLDDRPEGARSPSPEPIYDNMGVRINTREYRAREKLNRERQEIISQIIKKNPAFKPPADYRPPKLQKKLYIPMKEYPGYNFIGLIIGPRGNTQKRMERETGAKIVIRGKGSVKEGRLQQKRDLKPDPSENEDLHVLVEAETQEALDAAAGMVEKLLQPVDEVLNEHKRQQLRELAALNGTIRDEEYCRLCGEPGHRQYACPSRTSTFKSDVLCKICGDGGHPTIDCPVKNTTGKKMDDEYQNFLAELGGTVPESSTKSSAATLALPGSTGTNPPWAGGPNTSTNTTQAGLGANLIKPKEYDETNLYIGYLPPTLEDDGLISLFSPFGEIVMAKVIKDRVSGLSKGYGFVKYADVQQANNAIASMNGHRLDGRTIAVRVAGKPPQPTVPPGPPAPPVPTYPSPNQPVGAYPSQQYNAGGPIGSAPPGGYTGAPVPWGPPVPPSYSPYPPPPPGSAMYPPVPGQPVPQYGVQYPPPPMPPGSSGVPTQTVSSTDTQQHYASSAETQQNYPPGVQSQSSAPVQSVPTYVYGNSVTSMPPSSQVPYPTPPYSYPPYYGAVPPPPPPAMPQSTADPSQSLNNVPWASNPPVPPPPSSSAEKSSYTDTEYEKFMAEMK